GGACCCGGTGATAGCACCAGGTACACTTGTCCGCGGTACGCTTCTTCTTGTGGATGTAACGCACCCCGTAGGGACAGGCCTGCACGCAATAGGCACACCCTATACAACGCTTGTAATCTATGAGCACGAAGCCGTCGTCGGTCTTAAAGGTGGCCCCCACCGGACAGACCTGAACGCAGGAAGGCTCCTCGCACATGTTGCAGAGCTTGGGCACGAAAAAGGCGTCCCTGATGGGCTCGTCCACTTTTCGGGGCTCGGGATACCCCTCAAGGGCCCCCTTGGGGGAATCCACCAGCACCTTCCCGTCCTGAGTTATGATGTAGCGCTCCACCCAGGTGCGGTACTGCCCGTCAGGCACTCGATATTCCCGCTTGTCCGCCACGCAGCAGCTCCCGCAACCGATGCAGCGATTGATGTCCACCAGAAAAACGAACTCGTGCTTTTCCGGATCGTACTTTCCCTCTCCGCCCAGGCCGGGGATCTGGAGAGGCACCTTCACCGGCATGGGAAGCATCCAGTAAAGGGACCCCGCCGCCCCCTTAAGCAGACATCCCAGAAACCTTCGACGATCCTTATTCACGAGCCCCTCCCTTTCCGAGACTGGACCAGAATTCTTTGACCTGATTGATGTAGTAAAGCGGTGCGTGAACCAGATGACACTGATCGCAGGCGTGATCCTCCCGCACATGCTGCTTGCGCAGGTGGTCCGGAAAGAGCACGGTCTTTATGACTTTGGGATCCCTGGGACGGGCCTGAATGGCCCCGTTGTGACACCTCAGGCACAGCGCCCGAATGGCCTCCTTCCCCCTGGGATCCGGAAGGTGGCCGATCAGCTCGCCCCTCGCGTTCACATGATCGGCCCAGGGCCCGTGACAGAACTCGCAGGAAAGGCTCCGATGCTTGCTGGCGCTCTGAAGGGTGTACTCCCAGGGATGACAGCTCTTGCAGGAGGCATTGGTCATGTGGCGGGGCATACGAGCCAGCTCGTCGTCTATGGCCCCCTTCCGGTAGTACTTGTAAAAAATACTTCCGTGATTGCCGAAGTCCCGGGGAACCAAAAGGGTCCTCACTATCCCACCCAGCACCACCAAAACCACCAGCCCTATCAGGATTCTCTTCACATGGGTGCGATTGGGTTTCTCCGACACCTTACACTCCCCGTAAACGAAGTAGCGATTCTGGGTATATCAGGAGGAAATAAGCGCTACAAGAGAAAAAAGGTTTAAATTTGTTAAATTCCGGTTAAAAAGGTTAACTTCTGAGCACAATCTTTGCGGAGAGGTGTCTTTCGAGAAGGCTCTGAAGGGAAAGGAGATCCTCCTCGGCGGGCGGCGTTTTCGGAAAGGAGGGATCCAGGGTTTCGGCCCGGGGAAAGAACCTCTGGAGGGCTATTTGCCTGACCCCTTCCAGGTAGGGAAGCATCTCCTTTATTTCCGGTTCTCCCACCAGGGAAGGAACCACGGTGATGCGGACCTCGGCCTTTCCGTTAAGGCTTTTTACGCACTCCAGAGTCCGGGCTACGGGAGCGAAGTCTCCGCCCAGTTCCCCGTAACGGGAGGGAGCCGTCTTAAAATCCAGAGCCAGGTAGTCCACCAGCCCCTCCTCCACCAGAGAGAAGACCACCTCCGGATGGGAACCGTTGGTGTCGAGTTTCACCGGAAGACCCACCTCGTGCCGGACGCGTTCGAGAAAGGCTCGCAGGCGCCGTCCCCACAGGGTGGGCTCTCCCCCGGTAATCACCACCCCTTTGATGAAACCCTTTCGCCGGGAGAGCTCGGACAGAACCTCCTCTTCCGGCAGGTCCGGGATTTCCCGGAGTCTTTCCGGGAGCACCAGGTCCAGGTTGTAACAGTAGGGACAGCGCCAGTTACAACCCCCGAGGAAGACCACCGCCGCGATCTTCCCCGGGTAATCCACCAGGCTCGTACCCCGAAAGCCCTTGATCATCTAGCCGCAGCAGGCCCGGCGGGCAAACTTCCGGAAAGACTCCAGCCTCACCGTCTTGCGTTCGGAAAACTCCTGCTGTTTTCCGGCATTCCAGTTCTGAACCGGACGAAAGTAACCCACCACCCGACTGTAAATCTCGCAGGGTACCGCCTTAACCTTGACTCTTTCCATGGCCGACCTCCTCCTTAGTTTTATCTTTTACCGATTCGGGGTTTTCCAGCACGCGATAGGCCCCGGAGGGGAGCTCCCGCAGCCTCTCCCGGGGAAGCTCCACCTCCCGACCGTACCGGGCCAGATCCTCCTCGCTGTGAGGATAGGGACAGAATTCGTGTTTCCCGGGAATGTATCCGTGCACGGGACACACGGAAAAGGTGGGGGTGATGGAGAAGTAAGGAAGCCTGAAGTTTTCCACCACCGCCCGCACCAGCTCCCGAACCATCCGCGTGTCCGGGATCTCCTCGCCCACGAAAAGGTGCACCACCGTGCCTCCGGTAAAGAGGACCTGAAGATCGTCCTGGTGGGAGAGGATCTCGAAGATGTCGTCGGTGTAGCCCACCGGAAGGTGCACGGAGTTGGTGTAATAAGGCACCCGGTCCGTTCCGGCGGTCTTAATGCGCGGAAACTTCTTCTTGTCCAGGCGGGCCAGACGATAGCTGGCCCCTTCGGCCGGCGTGGCCTCGAGGTTGTAAAGGTTCCCGGTCTCCTCCTGAAAGTCCGCGAGCTTCTCCCGCATGAAACGCAGGACCTTTATGGCCCACTCCTTCCCCTCCGGGTGATAAATGGGCACCCCGAGGAAGTTGAGACAGGCCTCGTTCATGCCGATGATCCCGATGGTGGAAAAGTGGTTGCGCCAGTACTGCCCGGAGCACTCCTTGACCGGCTGAAGATAGACCCGGGAATAGGGATAAAGTCCCCGTTCGGTGAAGTCCTCGATGACCTTGCGCTTGATCTCGAGAGAGGTCTTGGCGAGCTCCATGAGATCGCTCAGGCGCTCGAAAAATTCCTCTTCACAGGTAGAGAGATAAGCGATGCGCGGCAGGTTGATGGTGACCACCCCGATAGAGCCCGTAAGCGGCGAGGCCCCAAAGAGCCCTCCGCCCCGTCTCTCAAGCTCCCGGTTGTCGAGTCTCAGGCGACAGCACATGGAACGGGCGTCCTCCGGACGCATGTCCGAGTTCACGAAATTGGCAAAGTAGGGAATGCCGTAACGCCGGGTCATCTCCCAGAGGGGCTCCAGGTTGGGATTCTCGTAGTCGAAATCCCGGGTGAGGTTGTAGGTGGGGATGGGGAAGGTAAAGATCCGGCCCTTGGCGTCGCCGGCAATCATTAGCTCGCAAAAGGCCCGGTTGATCATGTCCATTTCCTTCTGGAACTCGGCGTAGGTCTCCTCCTGCTCGCGGCCACCGATGATCACCGGAAGATCCTTTAGGGTCTCGGGGCACCTGAGGTCAAAGGTGAGGTTCGTGAAAGGGGTTTGGAAGCCTACCCTGGTGGGCACATTCACATTGAAGATGAATTCCTGGAGGCACTGCTTGACCTCCTCGTAGGAGAGCCGGTCGTAGCGCACGAAGGGGGCCAGCAGGGTATCGAAGTTGGAGAAGGCCTGGGCTCCGGCGGCCTCGCCCTGAAGGGTGTAAAAGAAGTTTACCACCTGGCCGAGGGCGCTCCGGAAGTGTTTGGGCGGAGCGCTTTCCACCTTTCCGGGGACTCCCCCGAAGCCCCGCTTGAGCAGATCGTAAAGATCCCACCCCACGCAGTATGGCCCAAGTATTCCTAAATCATGCACATGGAAGTCTCCCTCGAAGTGGGCCTCGCCCACCCTGGCCGGATAAAGCTTGTTCAGCCAGTAGCGAGCCACCACCGAGGAGGAAATGTGGAAGTTGAGCCCCTGGAGGCTGTAATTCATGTTGGAGTTTTCCTGAACCCGCCAGTCCTCCCGGGTGAGGTACTCCTCGATGAGGTTTACGCCGTCCACCAGGGCCTTGCCGAGCTCCCGGGCCTCCCGGCGCTTTTCCCGGTAGAGAATGTAGGCCTTGGCCGCCTCGGTAAAGCCCAGCTCCATCAGGGTCTTTTCCACCAGATCCTGGATCTGCTCCACATGAGGGACCCCGCCGTGCTTGAAGAACTGGCGATAGAGCTTTACCGCCACCGCATCCGCCACCTTCTCGGCCGCGGCCTTGTCCTTCTGCCCCACCGCCCGCAGGGCCTTGAAGACCGCCCGCACGATGCGATGCCGATTAAAAGGCTGAAACTTCCCGTCCCGCTTCCTGACCAAAGGCTCCATGACGCCTCCCCTCTCCCTGCATCCGTTTTTCTGCGATTATACCTACAGCATATAGGGTGTCAAGGTCAATAATATTACAACATATTGGTTAGTTACGAACCGTCCCCGGAAAGAAAAAAGGGGGCCGCACAGGCCCCCTGAGGAAGGCAGCGAAAGAAGGGGTGGCGTATTATCCCAGGGTGGGAAGCTTCCGCAGAGCCATCTTGATGAGCCCCCGGCGGGTGCGGGCCCGGACCTCCACATCCTCCCAGGTCCGCTTGCGCGGAGCAAAGTGTTTGAAGAGGAGCTCCAGGTTCTTCTCCTTGCCCATGAAGTAAACATTGGGGCCGATCTTCACCTTGTCGGACTCAAGCCTCCGGGCCTTGCCGCTGCGCACCAGTTTCGCCACCTCGGAGTTGGGGTCGGAGAGGTCACCGAAGATACGGGCGTCGGCGATGCAGGTCTTCACGCAGGCCGGAAGCTCACCCCGGGTCACCCGCTCGTAACAGAAGGTGCACTTGTCCGCCTTGGGCTCGTCCAAGGTATCGTTGAGATAACGGGCCCGATAAGGACAGGCCTCCACGCAGTTGCCGCAACCGATGCAGCGCTCCTTGTCGATGAGAACCGCACCGGTAAAGGGCTCCTTGTAGGTGGCCTTGATCTCCATGGTGACGGTCTTTCCGGTCTTGTAACACTTAAAGGTGCGCTTTTCGGGCTCCACCGGGCACACATCCACGCACACCGGATGGTCGCAGTGATTACAGAGCCCGGGGAAGAAGGTGAAGGCGATCTCCCCCTTGGAGGTGCGCTCAGGGCCCAGACGAAGCACCCAGTTTCGGCGATAGTCCCCGCCTTCCGCCGAAACCACCCCCAGCCACTGATCGTAATCGCCGATAAAAGAATATCCGTCGTAGTCCGGATTTACCGGAACCTGCCACTCCGCGCGACAGGCCACCGCGCAGGCGTGGCACCCCACACATCTATCTAAATCTATTACCATGGCCCACTGATGTTTCATTTTCGCCCTCCTTCATAAACTTTTTAGCAGCCCTCGATGGTCATCCTCTTGTGATGCTTCTTCTTTTTCATCATCTTTTCGCACTGGCCTCCCATCATCCCCGCGGCGGCCAGTTTAAAACGGGGAATCTCCGGGGGCAGCGGACGAAGTTCGGGGATGTCGAGCACCTTGCCGTCCTTGACTATCCGCACGAAGCTCGTGCGGTGACTGGAGGCCCCCATGAAGGGGTCCTGCACATAGTGAGTGATGAGGAACTGATCGCTAGCCCCTTTCCTGTAGGCCCGGCGAAGTTTCTGGGAAAGGCTTCCGAAGCCGTGAGGTAGGAAAATACAGTCAGGCCGGATACCCGGAGTGACCTTGGCCTTCACCGGGAGGGAACGCTTGCCGTCCTGATTCTCGAACACGATCTCGTCACCGTCCTTAATGCCCAGCTTGGCCGCCACCTCGTCGTTGATCCAGGCGTGGTTCTCGGGCCACTCGTGATGGAGCCACTCGTTGTTCATGGTGCGGCTGAAGGTGTGCACCGGCACGCGTCCGTAAATGAGCCGGGCAAACCCCTTGGGCGGAGCCGGCGTGGGCTCGAATACCGGCACCGGAGAGAAGTCCTCGTCCTCGAAGTCCTCAACGGCCAGATTAACCTTGAAACCCTTTTCTCCGAAAACATTCCGGAAGTTCTCTCGATCATAGGCCCCTTTCGCCGGAAGGGTTATTATCCCACCTTGCTCCTGAAGATCCTTAAGGGTAACATTCAGCGCTCTCAGTTTATCATTGATAATATCGGTCTCGTTTTCCGTGAAAAATATTTCGAACCCGAGCCGATGAGCCAGTTGCTTGGCTACCCACAGCGGAGTCCTAGCCTCCCCAAGAGGCTCTACTGCGGGCTGTCTGACCGTGACATAGCATTCCGGCAACCCGTCATATACATATACATCGTCATAGCGTTCCAGATAAACGGTATCCGGGAGGACGATATCCGACCAGAGAGCGGTCTCCGTGGGAAGAATTTCAAAGGAGAAGATAAAGTCCAGCTTCTTTATCGCTTCCATGGTCTGATAAGGATTAGGAATGGTTTGGAGGATATTTACCCCGCAGATACCCCAGGCCTTAATGGGATAGGGTTTGCCGGTAAGGGTGGCCTTAATGATCTCGTGGGTGGGACTTCCGGGAATGGGCCCAGAAAAGGGATACTTTTCCTTAAGAGGAGTATCCGAACTGCGGGGCTTGATCTCTCGCACGCAGCTTACCGGAGCCAAAGGCACATGGGTGGGGAAGTAAAGACCGCCGGGAGTCCCTACACTTCCAAAAAGGGCGGCCAGGATGGCCAGGGCCTGGTGGCGATACACATCGCCCTTGCCGTACCAGGCGGAATGCCGCCCCGGATGAATGAGGACATGCGGACGGGCCGCCGCCAGGATCTTTATGGCCTCCTCGATCTTGTCCTTGGGGAGATCGCAGATACGGGCGGCTTTCTCCAGCGTCCAGCCCTTGACCTTCTTCTTGAGAATCTCAAATCCCTCGCAGTACTTGGAGACGAATTCCTTATCGTAAAGATCGTGCTCAATGACATAGTTGATCCAGGCCAGAAGGAGGGCCGTATCCGTCCCGGGACGGATGGGAAGCCAGAGGTCCGCCTTGCCCGCCGCCACGGAAAAACGCGGATCCACTACTACCAGTTTGGCCCCCTTGGAAAGCCCGTCCACAAAGGACATCACATGGGAAACATGCACATTCTCTCCGATGTGGGAACCCACGAGAAGCATGGCCTTGGCGTTGGCCATGTCGGTGTACTGCATGGTACCGGAGGTGAGATACCCGAGAGAGGAGATGTAGGCCACGGCCACCGGCCCCACGCACTGGAAGAAGGCCGGCTCGTTGGAGTAGTTTTCCGTGCCCAGGGCCTTAAAGACCTCCCGCAAGGCCTCCGCCGAGGCACCGTGATCGAAGTAGGCGATGGCGTGAGGACCGTATTTCTCCTTAACCTTCTTGAGGTTGTACGCCACCTCGTCCAGGGCCTCGTCCCAGGAGATCTTCACGAACTTGCCCTCACCCCGCTCTCCCACTCTCTTGAGGGGATGGAGCACCCGGTCGGGATCGTAAAGGAGCTTCACCCCGGAATTGCCCCGGGCGCAGACCCGGGCCTTGTCCCCCCGACCGTTGGTGGGACTTTTGGGATTGCCCTCGATCTTGACCACCTTGCCGTGCTTCACCTTGGCCACGATGGGGCAGCGCCAGAAACACATCTCGCAGACCGAGGGAACCTCCTTGGCCCCCAGGCTTCCGGGAAGCTCCTCTCCGCCGGCCTCCGCGGCGTACGCCTTACGGAAAAGTCCCTCGGAACGGAGCCGAAGCCCGGCCAGAGCCAGCGAGGCCCCCGCCGAAAGTTTAAGAAAGTCCCTTCTTTTCATGAGCAACCTCCTCCCGCAATCTATTTGTGAGAAACAAAACCAGATCTCCCAGGGCCCTGTAAAAGGGCCGGGGTTGCGCCTGTCTCAGGGCCCCGAGAAATCGGGGATACCACTTCAAAAAGTGCTCGGTCAGGAACCTGGCCAGAAGGTCTCTCCTTCCCTCTTCAAGGAGAAGGGCCATAAAGGCCAGCTCGTAGGCCACATGATCGGCTAGATCCCCCTCCTCCACCGGCTGATAGCCGGCCTCCCGATAAAAGGCCAGGGCCTGATCGTAACCCTCCCCCTTGAGGCGCCGATCCCCGGAGAGATATACCGAGGCATAGGGAGGAGCCGGAGTGCGATAAGGTGAAGTAATAAAAAGGCGTGTGTATTCCACCCGGAGATCCTCCAGGTTCTCCCCCCCAAAATCTCCGTTCAGATAGAGCCCCAGCCTACGCCCCAAGGACACCAGATAAGGAATCAATTCGAGGAAAGAGGAATCCTCCGGATACAGAAAGGCCTCCGCCACCACACGCAAATCTTCGGACTTAAACATCAATCCTCCTACTACTCCGATATTAGAAATTTTTCAAGTCCAATTATAGCCATTTTCAGATACTTTTGAGGATGTTATGTCAATTTTATGTTTATATTTCAATAGCTTAGGTTTTAAAATTGTTAAAATGCATATGGCTAAAAATTGGAAGTAATTCTTTCCTATTTTTATCAGGAACACGATCAATCGAATTTCATTAATTTGATCCGAATATGTAAATATAAGAAAATTTTAACGATGAATTTGCAATTCGTCCTTAGGATGAAGCCTTTCAAAAAAATTAACATATTTTCTAAAAAATGAAAAATTACTTCCTCATTAAAACATCTTGTAAAAATATCCATTTTCTGGTTTGTATAGGCCCATGGCTTATATTCTTGAGGTACGGCGGCTCAGCAAGAGATTCGGAGCCCTCAGGGCGGTGGAGGATCTTTCCTTTACCGTGAGGAAGGGAACCATATCCGCCCTCATCGGCCCCAACGGCTCGGGAAAATCCACCACCTTTAACCTCATCACCGGACACCTCAAACCGGACGCCGGAGAGATTCTCTTCGAGGGACACCACCTGGAGGGGCTTCCCGCGGAAGCCGTGGCCCGCCTGGGAATAGCCCGCACCTTTCAAACCCCGCAGGTCTTCTCTCACCTTACCGTGCTCGAAAATGTGTTACTTGCCGTTTATCAGCACCTTCGGCCCGGAAGGCTTTCCGCCCTCCTGCGCACCCCGAGTTTTTTTCGTAAGGAAAAGGGGGCCCGGGAGGAAGCCCTTTACTGGCTGGAAAGATTCTTTCTGGCCGACGAGGCCGCGCGCAGGGCCTCGGAACTTCCCCTGGGCAAACTCCGCTACCTGGAACTGGCCCGGGCCCTGGCCCTGCGGCCCAAACTCCTCCTCCTCGACGAGGCCGCCTCCGGACTCGACCCCCGGGAAAAAGAGGACCTGGCCCGAATCCTTTCGCAACTTCCCCGAGAGGGACTCACCCTCTTCTGGGTGGAGCACGACCTGAACCTCCTTATGGAGCTGGCCGAAGAGGTGATCGTGCTCGATCAGGGGCGTAAGATCGCCCAGGGACCTCCGGCGGAGATCCAGAAGGATCCCAGGGTAATTCAGGTATACCTGGGAGAGGAATGATGCTTGAGGTGCGCAATCTTCACCTTTCCTACGGGAAACTGAATGTACTGCGCGGGATCTCCCTGCATGTGGAGGAGGGAGAGATCGTGTGTCTTCTGGGGAGCAACGGGGCCGGAAAGAGCAGTCTTCTTCTCACTCTCATTGGAATCAATCGTCCCCGAAAGGGACGGATCTTCTTCGAGGGCCGGGACATCACCGGCTGGCCCCCTCAAAAGCTGGTGGGCATGGGCCTGAGCCTGGTGCCGGAGGGAAGACAGATCTTTTATCCCCTCACGGTGGAGGAAAACCTGATTCTGGGGGCCTATCATCGCTTCGTAAGAGAGGGAAAGCGGGCGGTCATGGCGGATCTGGAGCGGGTTTACGAGCTCTTTCCCAGGTTGCGGGAGCGACGCAAACAGAAAGCCGGCACTCTTTCCGGAGGAGAGCAACAAATGCTGGCCCTGGGGCGGGCCTTCATGGCCCGTCCCAGACTCCTTCTTCTCGATGAACCCTCTCTGGGACTTGCGCCGAAGGTGGTGGACCTCATCATGCACACCATAGTGGAACTCAACAGGGAAGGCCTCACCGTTCTACTGGTGGAACAAAACGCCCGCAAGGCCCTGTCCATAGCTCACCGGGCCTATGTGCTGGAGACCGGACGCATCACCCTCCAGGGACCGGCCCGGGAACTCCTTCACGACGAGGAGGTAAAAAGGGCCTATCTGGGCAAGGACTACCGGGAATTCACCGAGGGGAGGGGAAGCCCATGAGCATCGAAAATCCGGAATACCTGAGCCCGGAGGAATGGCGCCAGTGGCACACCGAGCTCCTCCAGAGCACCCTGAACCGGATCTATCAGAGGGTTCCCTTCTACCGGGAGCGCCTGGAGGAAAGCGGACTTCTGCCCGAGGACCTGCGTGCTCCGGAGGACCTGATCCGCTTTCCCGTCACCACCCGGGAGGATCTATCCGCCCACTACCCCTACGAACTCTTCGCGGTACCCCTGCGCGACATCGTACGCCTTCGGGCCTTCCCCTGGTGGCCCAACCCCATAGTAAAGGGGTACACCCTGCAGGATGTGGAAAACCTGCGGCAGCTCTGCGTAAGATTCCTCAAAGCCTGCGGGCTGCGCCCGGAGGACATCGTTTTCATCTCCTTTGAGCCAGGCATGGCCGCCTGGACGGAGGACCTTCGCGAGGCTGCCGAGGCCGTGGGAGCCGCGGTCATCCCCCCGGCTCCCCGAACCCCTGAGGTGAGCCTCCGCATTCTCCGGGACTTCCGGGCCTCGGTGGTGATCACCACCCCCTCGCTCGCCCTGCGTTATCTCAGGGTTTGCGAAAGGCGGGGCTTGAGGCCCCCGGAAAGTCTCAGGCTCCTCATTCTGGTGGGGGAAGAACTTAAAGGACGGGATCGGGCCCTCCTGGAAGAGTTCTTCGGGGCCGAATCCCGGCTGGGTTACGGTATCTCCGAGGTCCTGGGGCCCGGCCTGGCCTACGAATGTGAGGCCCGAAGGGGACTGCACCTGGCCTCGGATCATGTGTTTGCCGAGGTCATTCACCCCGAAAAGGGGACGCCCGCCGAGGAGGGGGAACTGGTGCTCACCACCCTTCGGGTAAGGGCCAATCCGCTCCTGCGTTTCCTCACCGGAGACCGGGTCCGGATAACCCACGAACCGTGTCCCTGCGGAAGAACCACGCCGCGGTTTCTCTCCATCGAGGCCGGAAGCGGCCGGGTGCTTTCCTTCAGGGGCATAAAGGTGCCCCGGAAGGTGCTCGAGGGACTGCTGGAGGAGGTGTACGGCCGAAAACCACGCTACCGGCTAAGGATCGTGGGGGAGGAACCGGAAAGCGAACTTCTCGTGGAACTGGTGATGGAGGAATCCCTCTTTCGGCCGAGCATCGTGGAACTCCACGAGGAGGCCCATCGCCTGGAGCGGGCCTTTTTCGAGTTCCTCGGACTGCCCTGCAGGGTCAGGTGGGTGGAGGGTTAACGATAATCCTTTAAGGGGTCCAGGATCCGGGTCCTCACCCAGCGGGGATCCAGCCATTCTATAGGGGTCACGAACACCCCCTGCACCAGGACGGAGAAGTGGAGGTGATCGCCTCCGGCCAGTCCGGTGGTGTCGGTGTGGCCGATGGTCTGGCCCGCGGAGACCTCCTCCCCCACCTGCACCTCAATCCCGGCCAGGTGGGCGTAAAGGGTATAAAGCCCCAGCCCGTGATCCAGGATCACGGTGTTTCCGTAAATGCCCAGGTAGTCCGCAAACACCACCCGGCCGGGCGCGGCGGCGGGTACCGGGCTTCGGGCCACCGAGGCCAGATCCAGCCCCAGGTGCCAGGCCCGGGAGACCTTCCGCCCCCGGTAATAATAGGTGCGAAACTCCCCGAAGTCGGCTCTCTTGGCCGCGTGAGGCAGGGCTCGAAGGGCTCCCGAAATCCGAAAGGGGGCCTCCGAGGGACGGGAGGTGATCTCCGCAATGGTTTTATTGTTCCGACGGCGCAGGGTTTCGTTAACCCAGATAAAGGTCCCGAGCAGGTCGTTTTTCTGGGCCTCGGGATAGCGGGAGATAAACTCCGGCATCTTAAAGTTGAGGAACCGATCACTGAGACGCATGCGCACCCTGGGGAAACGGCGCCTCTTCAGGTAATAACTCACCGGGAGCTCCAGTCGATTGCCGGCCCCGTCCTCGGCCAGCACCACGAACTTCCGCACCACCTTTTCCGTCACCGGGAGGGCCACCAGAGCGGCGTACGCCCCCTGCTTCAGGGGATAGCCCCGGAAAAAACGGTCGTTGAGGAGGACCCCCGTGCGAGCGGGCTTCTCCCCCACCCGATAGAGCACCAGGGCCGAGCCCCCCGGAGCCAGGTAAACCGTGCGGGAAAGGACGGTCACCCGAGGAGGAGTGAGATCCAGGGTAAAGGGAACCCGTTTCACGGAAAGGTTTCCCCGAAGACGGTTACGCCAGGAGGCATCCGCTGCGGAAACCACGAGCACCGCCGGCCCCTCGGAAAGGCCCTTTTCCACCGGAGAGACGGAAAAGGAGATCTCCCGGCTGTGAACCCGCGACCCCCGGAGAAAGGAAACCGGCCAGCCGAGTTCCTTTAGGAGGATCTTCTTCCTTCCCTGAACCAGATAAACCGAAAGCTCGCGCAATCCGGAATGTCGGTCCTCGGCCCGCACGGTAAAAGTGAGCTTCCGTCCGGCCAATTTCGGAAGCCCCTTCACCTCTATCACCGGAGGGTGGCTCTCCAGCTTTACGAAGAAGACGAAGACCGCAGCCCCGCACAGGGCCAGAAGCAGCAAAAGAAGCATCCCCTTCAGTACGGACTTCATGGCCTCACTCCTACCCTTTTCAGGATTTTTCTACTATAACAGAAGGGATGAAACCCAGAAAGCACGGGCTTGCGGTCCTCGTGATGCTGATCTTCGTCTGGGGGAGCGCCTTTTCCCTTCCGGAAATCCACCGTCCGGAACTTTCCCCCTACGCCCGTTATCGTCTCTCCCGAATTCCCCTTATCCGGCGATTCGTCAAGCCTCCCACCCCTCCGGAAAAGGCCTATCAGGAAACGCGCAGGCTGGTGGAGAAACTTAGGGAGGAGGGGGCCGATATTTATGCGCCGGATCTGTTTTCCCGGGTGGAAAAAAAGTGGGAAAGGGCCCGAACCTATTACCGAACCGGGCACTACGACTGGGCCGAGACCTACTTCAGGGAGATCGCGGAGCTCGGGAGGAAGGCCCTGGAGGAAACGCGTCGGCGCCGGGAGGCCAGGAAGAGAGCCGCCGAGGAGGTACTGAAGAAACTCCGTCGCAGTTTCGAGGCCCGGCGCGAAAGGCTTTCTCCGGAAAAGAGGCTCCGGATCGCGCTGGCCCTCTGGCGCCTGGAACTCCTCATCCAGCTCGAACAGTTCGAGGACTTTCGTCGGGAGGCCCGGCGCATAAGCCAAACCTACGGTCTTTAACCCTTCAGACGGCCTCCCTTGCGCAAAATCCGCTTATCTCCCACCCGGATGGTGACCTTCTCCCGATCAAGGTATTCCAGGAGGGGAATGAGATACTTGCGGGAGGCCCCGCCGGTTAGCCTGCGGAAGTCCCCCACCCCCATCTCCCCGTGCTTCCTGAGATAATCCACCGCCAGCTTCCGGGCCCTCTCGAGAGCCTCCCGATGGAAATAGAGCTTCTCGGAAAGCCGCACCAGGACCCCATCCTGCACCAGCACCTCGAAGAGATCCAGGGCCAGACGGGGACGATCACGGAAACGGGAAAGGGCCTCCTCCGGGTCCGGCGGGGTGAAACCGGCCTTCCTGAAGATCTCTTCGATCTCTCTTTTCAGGGCCTCGGCCTCCTCCGGAAGCACCGGACGATGGGTGGAAAGACGCAGAAATTCCCTCTCGGCGGAGATGCGTCCCGCGGCAAGGAGTTCCGAGAGCGCAGCCTCAAAGATCCTGGAGGAGGCTCGATCCGAAACCCGGGCCCGGAGTTCCTCCTTGGTCAGGCCGGGTTTCAGGGGAAAACGCTCGTGAAATCCGGCCAGGGCCCGGAGTATTTC
The window above is part of the Thermosulfurimonas sp. F29 genome. Proteins encoded here:
- a CDS encoding 4Fe-4S dicluster domain-containing protein; the encoded protein is MNKDRRRFLGCLLKGAAGSLYWMLPMPVKVPLQIPGLGGEGKYDPEKHEFVFLVDINRCIGCGSCCVADKREYRVPDGQYRTWVERYIITQDGKVLVDSPKGALEGYPEPRKVDEPIRDAFFVPKLCNMCEEPSCVQVCPVGATFKTDDGFVLIDYKRCIGCAYCVQACPYGVRYIHKKKRTADKCTWCYHRVRRGLLPACVNACPTGARKFGDLRDENSEVARIVKSSEPLFVLKPDMGTFPRLKYLHLRQEVI
- a CDS encoding cytochrome c3 family protein, which codes for MSEKPNRTHVKRILIGLVVLVVLGGIVRTLLVPRDFGNHGSIFYKYYRKGAIDDELARMPRHMTNASCKSCHPWEYTLQSASKHRSLSCEFCHGPWADHVNARGELIGHLPDPRGKEAIRALCLRCHNGAIQARPRDPKVIKTVLFPDHLRKQHVREDHACDQCHLVHAPLYYINQVKEFWSSLGKGGARE
- a CDS encoding anaerobic ribonucleoside-triphosphate reductase activating protein: MIKGFRGTSLVDYPGKIAAVVFLGGCNWRCPYCYNLDLVLPERLREIPDLPEEEVLSELSRRKGFIKGVVITGGEPTLWGRRLRAFLERVRHEVGLPVKLDTNGSHPEVVFSLVEEGLVDYLALDFKTAPSRYGELGGDFAPVARTLECVKSLNGKAEVRITVVPSLVGEPEIKEMLPYLEGVRQIALQRFFPRAETLDPSFPKTPPAEEDLLSLQSLLERHLSAKIVLRS
- a CDS encoding ribonucleoside triphosphate reductase codes for the protein MEPLVRKRDGKFQPFNRHRIVRAVFKALRAVGQKDKAAAEKVADAVAVKLYRQFFKHGGVPHVEQIQDLVEKTLMELGFTEAAKAYILYREKRREARELGKALVDGVNLIEEYLTREDWRVQENSNMNYSLQGLNFHISSSVVARYWLNKLYPARVGEAHFEGDFHVHDLGILGPYCVGWDLYDLLKRGFGGVPGKVESAPPKHFRSALGQVVNFFYTLQGEAAGAQAFSNFDTLLAPFVRYDRLSYEEVKQCLQEFIFNVNVPTRVGFQTPFTNLTFDLRCPETLKDLPVIIGGREQEETYAEFQKEMDMINRAFCELMIAGDAKGRIFTFPIPTYNLTRDFDYENPNLEPLWEMTRRYGIPYFANFVNSDMRPEDARSMCCRLRLDNRELERRGGGLFGASPLTGSIGVVTINLPRIAYLSTCEEEFFERLSDLMELAKTSLEIKRKVIEDFTERGLYPYSRVYLQPVKECSGQYWRNHFSTIGIIGMNEACLNFLGVPIYHPEGKEWAIKVLRFMREKLADFQEETGNLYNLEATPAEGASYRLARLDKKKFPRIKTAGTDRVPYYTNSVHLPVGYTDDIFEILSHQDDLQVLFTGGTVVHLFVGEEIPDTRMVRELVRAVVENFRLPYFSITPTFSVCPVHGYIPGKHEFCPYPHSEEDLARYGREVELPRERLRELPSGAYRVLENPESVKDKTKEEVGHGKSQG
- a CDS encoding 4Fe-4S dicluster domain-containing protein; the encoded protein is MKHQWAMVIDLDRCVGCHACAVACRAEWQVPVNPDYDGYSFIGDYDQWLGVVSAEGGDYRRNWVLRLGPERTSKGEIAFTFFPGLCNHCDHPVCVDVCPVEPEKRTFKCYKTGKTVTMEIKATYKEPFTGAVLIDKERCIGCGNCVEACPYRARYLNDTLDEPKADKCTFCYERVTRGELPACVKTCIADARIFGDLSDPNSEVAKLVRSGKARRLESDKVKIGPNVYFMGKEKNLELLFKHFAPRKRTWEDVEVRARTRRGLIKMALRKLPTLG